A window from Mangifera indica cultivar Alphonso chromosome 2, CATAS_Mindica_2.1, whole genome shotgun sequence encodes these proteins:
- the LOC123198407 gene encoding phosphoenolpyruvate carboxylase kinase 1 gives MCESLKNNYQLCEVIGSGKFGTISRCFSPSSNSFFACKVIDKTLLTDPLDRECLQNEPKFMTLLSPHQNIVQIYDVYETDEFLSIVMELCEPVTLYDEILRGPMSEPRAAVYMKQLLSALAHCHRFGVVHRDIKPENVFLDSRNKIKLGDFGSADWLGEVGTTSGLVGTPYYVAPEVVMGVEYNEKVDVWSAGVVLYTMLAGIPPFYGETAAEIFEAIIRGNLRFPTRIFRSVSSAAKDLLRKMICRDASRRFSAEQALRHPWILNEGETAPMD, from the exons ATGTGTGAATCCTTAAAGAACAACTACCAGCTCTGTGAAGTGATCGGCAGCGGCAAATTCGGCACAATCTCTCGCTGTTTTTCACCCTCTTCAAACTCTTTCTTCGCCTGTAAAGTCATCGACAAAACTCTTCTCACTGACCCTTTGGATCGTGAGTGTTTACAGAACGAACCAAAATTTATGACCCTTTTGTCCCCGCATCAAAATATCGTTCAAATCTACGACGTTTACGAAACGGATGAGTTTCTTTCCATTGTTATGGAGCTCTGCGAACCCGTTACTTTGTACGACGAGATCTTGCGGGGTCCCATGTCGGAGCCACGTGCGGCCGTGTACATGAAACAGTTGCTGTCGGCGCTGGCGCATTGCCACCGGTTCGGTGTTGTTCACCGTGATATTAAGCCGGAGAACGTTTTCCTTGATTCGAGGAACAAGATAAAGCTTGGGGATTTCGGGTCGGCGGATTGGCTTGGGGAGGTGGGGACCACGAGCGGGCTTGTGGGGACGCCGTATTACGTGGCGCCGGAGGTGGTGATGGGGGTGGAGTATAATGAGAAGGTGGATGTGTGGAGTGCTGGTGTCGTTTTGTACACGATGTTGGCTGGGATCCCTCCGTTTTATGGAGAGACGGCTGCCGAGATTTTTGAGGCTATTATTAGAGGGAATTTGAGATTTCCAACCAGGATTTTCCGTTCAGTTTCGTCGGCGGCTAAAGATTTGTTGAGGAAGATGATCTGTAGAGACGCGTCTAGGAGATTCTCTGCCGAACAAGCTTTGA GACACCCTTGGATCCTAAACGAAGGAGAAACAGCTCCAATGGACTGA